The segment CGTTCGACAATCGTCCTTTGCCGACGATTCGATGAACCGACACTTGGCCAGTTACGAAGTAGGACGCCAACAGAAAGCGACCGGTTGGGTCGATCGTCAAATACGACGGCTTGGCCGGAACCGAAACCGTTTGCAAATGTTCAAGCCTGTCCGCATCGGCGCGATGAACACTGATCGTGCCAGGATTTGCCGAGGCGACATACAAATTGCGCCCCGTTGAATCAAAACATAACGCGGCTGGCGCGCCCACCACGGGACTGCGTGACAGGATCTTTAACCCGCCATCATCATCAATGGCAAGCACCGCCAATTCTTGTTTACCGGACAGCGAAACAACAAGCCGCTTTTCCACGGCACCGAGACGCCCCACGCCGCAGACCAACAGTCCGACTGCAACGAAGCAACGAGCCAAACAGACGAGCGTACCGAGATGTGTTCGGCGGACAACAGACTTCATAACAGGTCCCATCAATGGCAATTCAATCGTCTAGCTGAGGGTGCGACTCACAGAAAGTAACTCAGCGTCAAGGCACCGATAAACCCCGAGATACCGATGATGGTCTCCACGACCGTCCACGACATCAGGGTCTCTTTTTCGGTCAAACCAAAGAACTTACTGACCAGCCAGAAACCGCTGTCATTGACGTGCGAAAGGACGGTTGCACCCGATGCGATTGCAATGGTAAGCAGCGCATAGTCCGAACTGGACAGTCCCGACATCCCCGGTAACAACGGCGCAATGATCGCCGCGGTCGTGACCATTGCAACGGTGGCTGAACCTTGTGCAATTCTGACCAGTGCGGAAATCAGAAATGACAAGACAACGATATTAATGTTCGACTGCACGATTGCTTCAGCCATGACCGTCGCGACGTTGCTGTCGATTAGGATTTGCTTGAACACGCCCCCGGCACCGGTGACCAAGATAATGATTCCTGCGGGTGCCAAAGCACTGTTGCTCAGGTCCATGATCTGATCGCGCGAGAAACCTTGTTTCTTGGCCAAGAAAATCGCGGCAGCAAAGATCGCGATGATCAATGCGGTGAACGGGTGACCAAAGAATGCTATCAGCTTTAGCACCATGCTCTGTTCAGGTCTGTTTTCTGAAAACCCCGTTAGATCCAGTCCCGCTTCAAGAATCTCTTCGCGTTGTTTGGGAGACAATTGCTCGCCAGAATTAACCGATGACACAAGCGTTCCAAAAGCCGGTAACGCGGCGGCCTTGTCCGCACTCAAGTCAGATGTGAGCAGCGTTGATCGTGTACCCGCGTGATCGATGAAGTCAATTTCGTAACCATTCCCGGACTCGGCAATCGTCATTCGCGGTTGATCCTCGCTATCGATTGGAATCTCGACTGCGGACGACGAAACGACCACTCGCGTTGTCGCCGGCTTCCAAATCTCGGATGCTACCGCTTGAATCAGAATCAGAACGATGGGCAGCAAAAGCACCATGAAGACTCACGAGAACGAAGGAAGGTTCTCATCGCTAAATTTCTGGGCGAGGTGTTCGGTCGAGAACTCTTCGGGAATTCCCTTGGTGATTTTCTGTGAGATAAAGCTACCGAACACTGGCCCGGCTAAAACGGCGGTTGGAAAGCCAATGATCACCCCATACAGGATCACCAACCCCATGTTCGCACCGAGTTGTTCGGCAACCATGATTGGCCCGGGGGTCGGTGGGACAAACGCATGCGTGACGGCAAGTCCAGCCAGCAACGGAATACCGTAGTACAGAATGGGCTTCCCCGTTTTGCGAGTCAACGCGTAAACGATAGGGATGATGATCACGAGGGCAACATCAAGAAACACTGGGATTGAAACCAGGAACCCGGTGATGACCATTGCCCAAGTTGCGTTCTTCTCGCCAAACTTTTTCAGCAACGAATAGGCGAGCGCTTCAGCGCCTCCGGAAGCTTCCAATAGCTTTCCAAAAATTGCTCCCAACCCCACGACGGTAGCGACAAACCCCAGGATGCCGCCCATCCCCGACTTGATGCTGTCGTTGATCGTCAGCAGATCCATGCCTGACATCAGCCCGACGTAATAACTGGCCAGAATCAACGCCACAAAGGCGTGCACTTTTGCCCACAGGATCAAAACCAACAGGATCAAAATTGCGCTGACAGCAGTGAACACAGTGCTTGCAAGAGTTGCATCTTCGGCAACCGATGCCAGCAAGGGAAAAATCATGGTTCGCTTTCTAAGAGAGTTGAACGATTGGATTACTGAGGGATGAACGAAAAGTAAGTGTCCGACTACTTTTGTGAGTAGCCCCGGGAGTTGCGTGAAGCACGAAAGTGGCCAGTTCACGGCAAAAGGCGTCGGAAACTTGGTTCGTTCTCTTGGAATTTCGCGGAACGGAGCATCGTGGATGCAAGGTTACCCGCAAGCGATCCTAGTGATTCGCCTGCAGTTTAGCTGGGCATCACACCCTCGTGGAAAAGTGTCAGAAACGGCTGGTCTCTTTGCAAAACCAGCACCACGGATCTCGTCAAACCACGAAGCTTTATTAAAAATCTTCGTCGATGGTTTCTTTGGACGCTCGAGTTCCCAGCGCGCCCCACAATCCGAACGGACTCGGCGATCCGGGCGGCGTGGTACTGCTGACTTCCGATGACAGTGCTCGATAGTAGATGGTCGGCGTCGTCGACGTCCCCGCTTCGATCGAATCAGTCACGAATCGAACGGATCCGTCGCAAAGCGACACGTGAACACCGCCGTTGTGCTGGCTGCTTGGCGGTGCCATTCCATAGGTGTCACTGCTGCCGACCAAGCAAACTTCCGCATTGGGCGGCAAGATGGTATTCATCTGAGTTTGCAACGTATGCAAATCAGCCCAACGGCTGCCTCGTTCGCTAAACGTGACGTTTGCCGCAGCGGTCCAAAAACGCGGACGCAGAGGATCGATGTAACCAATATCCTGACAGCGTTTGGGGTTGTTGGCGACTTGGACAAATCCACCTTTAGCGTTAGTGAAACTGACGCTTCGTTTATCTCGGTCCGTCAATCCGGAAATGATTTCGCCAAACATGATGGTGTTGGACAATCCATCAGTCATGTCGCGAAATTTCATCGACTTTCGCGTTACAAAAGCACCACGCATTCCGCTTCGAACACGCTGCATTTGCCGCGCATCAGTTTCATACTCCCATCGATTCGCGCCAGTGTTCCAAATCGTCGCGCCTTCCTCGGCATCATAAAATGCGTCGCCCGTGCAGCAGGCATAGTTCGTACGGCCGAGCGCCGGCAATCCAAATCCGGGATCACTCGGACACCGGAACGTTGGAACGTCCGTCGCCCAAGGTGGATAGCTGCCAAGGGTGGGACGTGGCCCGAACGCGGGCCAAACATCGCCGTCGGGTTCGTTTAGCGGGTTGCTAACCATTTCCCACATCGCTTGCTGTTCCACGAATGGCAGAAGGCCAACCAGATAGCTAAGTTCAAGTCGCGTGAATCCTCGCCCGTCGGTCCGAATTGCTGCGCCAGTCGAATTTTCGAACTCGTTTGTTGGGCCGCCACCGTGAATAGGTAGCTGCTTGTAGGCCGAATGGTAATTGTGCAGCCCCAAAGCGATCTGTTTCGCGTTGTTACTGCAACTCATTCGACGCGCTGCTTCGCGAGCCGCTTGCACGGCCGGCAAGAGCAAACCGACCAAAATTCCAATGATCGCGATAACGACTAGCAATTCGACCAACGTGAACGCCGGTCGAATGAAACGGTGTGAATTCGTCATCACAGGGTTACTCCTAGTCGTAAGATCGTCGATCGAGATTCGTCTGTTCACACGTCTTCAGATCACTCTTCTTCAATCACAGAGCTTTCTTGTTCAATCTGATTTGCCATATCTTCAAAGGACAACTCAGACGTCTCTTGCACCTGTCGCGGCGAATCACCACCACAGCCTGAGATCAAAGAAAGAAAAACGCTTCCAGCGAAAAGACACCCTAAAAACCTGACCGCAATCATCGAATCGACCTCAAGCGTCTAATGAGTGAACAGATATGCCCCTGATCGTAACGGTTGTCGAATCAATGAAAAGCATTTTTCGTGTACTCAACGGAAAAAATTAACACTTCGATTGATCGTCCAGCTGATTCCAGCTGTGACTGCGACGTTGACGATTACGCAAGCCACGAAGCGGATCCGATACGACATCTTGTACGTTTTATGCCGCAGCAAACGACTTGCGATCAGCCCACCGGGCCATCCGCCGACAAGACTCCAGATGAGCAATGTATTCTCGGGCGTCCGTCTGTCGTTTCGCCCCGCCGCCCGTTTGTCTCTCGCGTACAGCCAGGCAGTGACCAAACTAGCGACCACTGTCCAGATCGCCAGTGCTGTTAAGATGCTTGATAAAAGCCCCATTCGTTAGTATCCCGTTCTCACTACCTAAGTCTCACTGAAATCTGACCGCATGCCCAACGGATCGAAAAACACGCCTGCTCGAAAAGCGAACACGAAGCGACCGCCATCGCTCGATCACGCCATCACCGTTGATGCATACTTTGACACGCTGGCTGATTGGTTGGAACGGGAGGCCGAGGCGGAACGCGAGCGGATGGTCCGTCGGCGCCAGATCCGCGACCAAACGAACGTCGAACGCACTGGTGAAACCCTGGTTCGGATGGACCTGCTGGACCACAACACGGGCTTGGCGGGACGCTTGGTGCTGGATTTTGGAAAACCGGGTGAGAAACCGCTGCCACAAAATCGGCTGAAGGTTGGATCGCCCGTCGTCGTGTCGGACAACGCAAATCCAGCCGACAAGGGTGTCCCCGGCGTCGTCAGCGCACGCCGCCCCCATACCCTGCAAGTCGCCGTCGACGTTTGGCCAGAAGGCGATCGATTTCGCATCGATTTATCACCTGACGAAACGACTCGCCGCCGCCAAGTGGCCGCGATGGCACGAGCCCGTGACGCAAGCGGACGAGCGAAGACGCTACGCGATGTGCTGATCGGGACGAGGCCACTGCGATTCAGCGAACCCAAAGAAGTCGATTTCTTAACGTCGCTGAACCCACCCCAACAAGACGCTGTCCGGTTCGCCTTGTCGGCCAAAGACGTCGCCATCATCCACGGTCCACCCGGCACCGGCAAAACAACAACACTTGCCGAAATCATTTACCAATGCGTTCTGCGCGGCGAGCGCGTCCTAGCCTGTGCGTCGAGCAACACAGCCGTCGACAATTTGCTTGAGCGCTTGGTCGCGATGTTGCCGCACGTGCTTCGCGTCGGGCATCCGGCGAGAGTATTCGAGGCCTTGCGCGGTCACACGCTAGACGAACTAGTTGATGCTGATCCGTCCAACGAAGTCATTCGTGATATCCGCCGCGAAATCCAAGGGCTGATGAATGCGGCCTCCAAAGACTTTCGCGGCAAGAGCGGACATCGACAGCGACGCGAAATCCAAGCCGAGGCCAACCAACTACGCAGCCAAATCCGAGCGATTGAACGATCTATCATCCGCGGCGTGCTGGACCGATCTGACGTCGTTTGCACGACAACCACAATCGATGACGACTTGCTGGGCGATCGTGAATTCGACACGGTGGTGATGGACGAAGCTTGCCAAAGCACGCTGCCAAGCATTTGGCAGGCTGTTATGCGAGCCGACCGGTTGATCCTGGGCGGCGACCACCAACAATTGCCGCCAACCGTATTGTCGAACGAAGCCGCAGGCGCAGGCCTGCGAGAATCTCTGATGCAGCGAATGGTCAACCGAGATGGCGAAGAAGTCTTCCGACGATTGACTGTCCAATACCGCATGAACGAATCGATCATGCGTTTTTCGTCGGACATGTTTTACGACAGTTCGTTAGTTGCCGATGCGTCGGTCAAGGCACATCGCCTGTGTGACCTCAAAGGTGTCGACACGACGTCACTGACCGAAACGCCGCTGATGTTCATCGACACCGCCGGCGCCGAATTTGACGAAGAGCTAGAACC is part of the Rubripirellula reticaptiva genome and harbors:
- a CDS encoding GntT/GntP/DsdX family permease gives rise to the protein MLLLPIVLILIQAVASEIWKPATTRVVVSSSAVEIPIDSEDQPRMTIAESGNGYEIDFIDHAGTRSTLLTSDLSADKAAALPAFGTLVSSVNSGEQLSPKQREEILEAGLDLTGFSENRPEQSMVLKLIAFFGHPFTALIIAIFAAAIFLAKKQGFSRDQIMDLSNSALAPAGIIILVTGAGGVFKQILIDSNVATVMAEAIVQSNINIVVLSFLISALVRIAQGSATVAMVTTAAIIAPLLPGMSGLSSSDYALLTIAIASGATVLSHVNDSGFWLVSKFFGLTEKETLMSWTVVETIIGISGFIGALTLSYFL
- a CDS encoding GntP family permease → MIFPLLASVAEDATLASTVFTAVSAILILLVLILWAKVHAFVALILASYYVGLMSGMDLLTINDSIKSGMGGILGFVATVVGLGAIFGKLLEASGGAEALAYSLLKKFGEKNATWAMVITGFLVSIPVFLDVALVIIIPIVYALTRKTGKPILYYGIPLLAGLAVTHAFVPPTPGPIMVAEQLGANMGLVILYGVIIGFPTAVLAGPVFGSFISQKITKGIPEEFSTEHLAQKFSDENLPSFS
- a CDS encoding DUF1559 domain-containing protein; protein product: MTNSHRFIRPAFTLVELLVVIAIIGILVGLLLPAVQAAREAARRMSCSNNAKQIALGLHNYHSAYKQLPIHGGGPTNEFENSTGAAIRTDGRGFTRLELSYLVGLLPFVEQQAMWEMVSNPLNEPDGDVWPAFGPRPTLGSYPPWATDVPTFRCPSDPGFGLPALGRTNYACCTGDAFYDAEEGATIWNTGANRWEYETDARQMQRVRSGMRGAFVTRKSMKFRDMTDGLSNTIMFGEIISGLTDRDKRSVSFTNAKGGFVQVANNPKRCQDIGYIDPLRPRFWTAAANVTFSERGSRWADLHTLQTQMNTILPPNAEVCLVGSSDTYGMAPPSSQHNGGVHVSLCDGSVRFVTDSIEAGTSTTPTIYYRALSSEVSSTTPPGSPSPFGLWGALGTRASKETIDEDF
- a CDS encoding DUF1294 domain-containing protein — protein: MGLLSSILTALAIWTVVASLVTAWLYARDKRAAGRNDRRTPENTLLIWSLVGGWPGGLIASRLLRHKTYKMSYRIRFVACVIVNVAVTAGISWTINRSVNFFR
- a CDS encoding AAA domain-containing protein, with the translated sequence MPNGSKNTPARKANTKRPPSLDHAITVDAYFDTLADWLEREAEAERERMVRRRQIRDQTNVERTGETLVRMDLLDHNTGLAGRLVLDFGKPGEKPLPQNRLKVGSPVVVSDNANPADKGVPGVVSARRPHTLQVAVDVWPEGDRFRIDLSPDETTRRRQVAAMARARDASGRAKTLRDVLIGTRPLRFSEPKEVDFLTSLNPPQQDAVRFALSAKDVAIIHGPPGTGKTTTLAEIIYQCVLRGERVLACASSNTAVDNLLERLVAMLPHVLRVGHPARVFEALRGHTLDELVDADPSNEVIRDIRREIQGLMNAASKDFRGKSGHRQRREIQAEANQLRSQIRAIERSIIRGVLDRSDVVCTTTTIDDDLLGDREFDTVVMDEACQSTLPSIWQAVMRADRLILGGDHQQLPPTVLSNEAAGAGLRESLMQRMVNRDGEEVFRRLTVQYRMNESIMRFSSDMFYDSSLVADASVKAHRLCDLKGVDTTSLTETPLMFIDTAGAEFDEELEPDGESKRNPKEANLVVNLVRELFQAGICANQIAVIAPYAAQVRLLRNRLDAPELEIDTVDGFQGREKEVVIITMTRSNSIGEIGFLADTRRTNVALTRAKRKLIVIGDSATLGINGFYESMLEYFDKADSYRSVFEFDS